One window of Channa argus isolate prfri chromosome 4, Channa argus male v1.0, whole genome shotgun sequence genomic DNA carries:
- the slc12a3 gene encoding solute carrier family 12 member 3, whose translation MELPVVNDGVHLSAYRPRVPVSVNGKATPAGLDESGYYQFYGDGSSVTSRGSDALTGYETLDAPPTYDFYANTEVWGRRRRFRPSLYQLHASPEDDSKPPMYEETTGGKGGEDSSEEDEDGQKEPPPEPTRFGWVQGVMIRCMLNIWGVILYLRLPWITAQAGIGLTWVIILLSSCITGITGLSTSAIATNGKVKGGGTYFLISRSLGPELGGSIGLIFAFANAVAVAMHTVGFAETVVDLMRENGAVMVDRTNDIRIIGIITVTCLLGISMAGMAWESKAQVLFFLVIMVSFASYIVGTIIPATPDKQSKGFFSYKAAIFATNFVPGWRGKEGSFFGMFSIFFPSATGILAGANISGDLKNPTVAIPRGTLMAIFWTTISYLIISSTIGSCVVRDASGGINDTLSSSTSIENCVGTACQYGWDFSECINNGTCKYGIINYYQSMSMVSAFAPLITAGIFGATLSSALACLVSAPKVFQCLCKDRLYPLIGFFGKGYGQNNEPIRGYILTYIIAACFILIAELNTIAPIISNFFLCSYSLINFSCFHASITNSPGWRPSFRFYSKWLSLLGAVCCVVIMFLLTWWAALIAFGVVFFLLGYTLYKKPDVNWGSSVQASSYNIALNQCVGLNSVEDHVKNYRPQCLVLTGPPSTRPALVDLVNCFTKGLSLMMCANVVTDASSPTAVQKATSDGHVAWLIQRKIHSFYRGVVSPDLRSGVNMLLQGAGLGRIKPNVLMIGFKKGWRSDTPQAAHNYIGILHDAFDLQYGVCVLRMREGLDITRPLTSHVNPGFDAGSENLNTTSAQSRIQTSVTSSISIDPEPQPSTVFQTKQGKKTIDVYWLSDDGGLTLLLPYLLTRRKRWGRCKVRVFVGGEAEKKEQQKEEVLALIKKFRLGFHDVEVLPDIYQNPQPTNVHQFENMIGRFRLDTDPKQDSDSGPSGQQEEPWLITEQDLEKNKAKTLRQIRLNEVLQDYSREAALIVITMPVGRRGVCPSALYMAWLDFMSRDLRPPVLFVRGNQENVLTFYCQ comes from the exons ATGGAGTTACCAGTAGTCAACGATGGTGTTCACTTATCTGCATACAGACCCAGAGTTCCTGTGTCAGTCAATGGAAAGGCAACACCTGCGGGACTTGATGAGTCTGGTTACTATCAGTTCTATGGTGATGGGAGCAGTGTAACATCCCGTGGATCTGATGCTCTAACTGGCTATGAGACTCTGGATGCACCACCAACCTATGACTTCTATGCGAATACAGAGGTTTGGGGCAGGCGTAGACGCTTCAGACCATCTCTGTACCAGTTGCATGCCAGCCCAGAG GATGACTCCAAACCTCCAATGTACGAGGAGACaacaggaggaaaaggaggagaggacagctctgaggaagatgaggatggacaAAAGGAGCCACCACCTGAGCCTACTCGTTTTGGCTGGGTACAAGGAGTCATG ATCCGTTGCATGTTGAACATCTGGGGAGTGATCTTGTACCTGAGGCTGCCTTGGATTACCGCTCAAGCTGGTATAG GTCTGACCTGGGTGATTATCCTACTATCCTCTTGTATAACTGGCATCACTGGTCTCTCCACATCAGCCATTGCTACTAACGGCAAAGTCAAAGGag GTGGGACCTACTTCCTGATCAGCCGTAGCCTGGGTCCAGAGCTGGGTGGATCTATTGGTCTGATTTTTGCCTTTGCCAATGCTGTAGCTGTGGCAATGCACACGGTGGGCTTTGCTGAAACTGTTGTAGACCTCATGCGT GAAAATGGAGCTGTCATGGTGGACCGCACCAATGACATTCGCATCATTGGCATCATCACTGTCACCTGCCTACTAGGCATCTCAATGGCTGGTATGGCATGGGAATCCAAG GCCCAAGTTTTGTTCTTCCTGGTCATCATGGTGTCATTTGCCAGTTACATTGTTGGAACAATAATCCCTGCTACACCAGATAAACAATCCAAGGGTTTCTTTAGTTACAAAG CGGCTATCTTTGCAACCAACTTTGTGCCTGGCTGGCGTGGTAAAGAGGGTAGCTTCTTCGGCATGTTCTCAATTTTCTTTCCCTCAGCCACGGGCATCCTGGCAGGAGCTAATATCTCTGGTGATCTGAAG AATCCAACAGTGGCTATTCCACGAGGAACACTGATGGCTATATTCTGGACCACTATCTCCTACCTAATCATCTCTTCTACAATtg GATCCTGTGTGGTTAGGGATGCATCTGGTGGTATAAATGACACCTTGTCTTCTTCCACTTCAATCGAAAATTGCGTTGGTACAGCTTGTCAATATGGATGGGACTTCAGCGAGTGTATCAATAATGGCACATGCAAATACGGCATCATCAACTACTATCAG TCAATGAGCATGGTATCAGCCTTTGCCCCTCTTATCACTGCTGGTATATTTGGAGCAACACTGTCCTCTGCCTTGGCCTGTCTGGTGTCTGCTCCCAAAGTCTTCcag TGTCTATGTAAGGACAGACTCTACCCTCTCATTGGCTTCTTTGGCAAAGGTTATGGCCAGAATAACGAACCAATCAGAGGCTACATACTGACATACATCATCGCTGCCTGCTTTATTCTTATTG CTGAGTTGAACACAATCGCTCCCATCATCTCCAACTTCTTCTTGTGCTCCTACTCTCTCATCAACTTCAGCTGCTTCCATGCATCCATCACCAACTCACCAG GTTGGCGTCCATCCTTCAGGTTCTACAGCAAGTGGCTGTCATTGCTGGGTGCTGTGTGCTGTGTAGTGATCATGTTTCTGCTGACTTGGTGGGCTGCCCTCATTGCCTTTGGTGTCGTCTTTTTCCTTCTGGGATACACACTTTACAAGAAGCCTG ATGTAAACTGGGGCTCATCAGTCCAGGCGAGCTCTTACAACATTGCTCTAAACCAGTGTGTAGGCCTTAACAGTGTGGAGGACCATGTGAAGAACTACAG ACCACAGTGTTTGGTGTTGACAGGTCCTCCTAGCACCCGACCAGCTCTGGTGGATCTAGTAAACTGTTTCACCAAGGGTCTTAGTCTCATGATGTGCGCCAATGTGGTCACA GATGCGTCCTCCCCTACTGCAGTTCAGAAGGCGACCAGTGATGGTCATGTTGCCTGGTTGATCCAAAGGAAGATCCATTCATTCTACAGAGGAGTGGTGTCTCCAGATCTCAGATCTGGAGTGAACATGCTGCTCCAG GGGGCAGGTTTGGGCCGAATTAAGCCAAATGTCCTAATGATCGGTTTCAAGAAAGGGTGGCGCAGTGACACACCCCAGGCTGCACACAACTACATTGGAATACTCCA TGATGCATTCGACCTAcagtatggtgtgtgtgtgctgagaaTGAGGGAGGGACTGGATATCACTCGTCCACTGACGTCACATG TCAATCCAGGGTTTGATGCAGGATCAGAGAATCTAAACACCACCTCTGCCCAGTCCCGCATTCAAACAAGTGttacat CTTCCATTTCCATCGATCCAGAGCCTCAACCAAGTACAGTGTTTCAGACTaaacaaggaaagaaaaccATCGACGTGTACTGGCTGTCTGATGACGGAG GCCTGACCCTGCTGCTGCCCTACCTGTTGACCCGCAGGAAGCGCTGGGGCAGATGTAAAGTCCGAGTGTTTGTGGGAggagaagcagagaagaagGAGCAGCAGAAAGAGGA ggTACTGGCACTGATTAAAAAATTCCGTCTGGGTTTCCATGATGTTGAAGTGCTTCCTGACATCTACCAGAATCCCCAGCCTACGAA TGTTCATCAGTTTGAGAACATGATAGGTCGCTTCAGGCTGGATACAGATCCCAAGCAGGACTCAGATTCTGGGCCATCAGGACAACAGGAGGAGCCCTGGCTGATCACGGAGCAGGATTTAGAGAAGAACAAGGCCAAG ACTCTCCGTCAGATCCGTCTGAACGAGGTTCTGCAAGACTATTCCAGAGAAGCTGCTCTGATTGTAAT CACCATGCCAGTGGGGAGGAGGGGAGTTTGTCCAAGTGCACTCTACATGGCGTGGCTGGATTTCATGTCACGTGATCTGAGACCTCCAGTCCTATTTGTCAGAGGAAACCAGGAAAACGTTCTCACCTTCTACTGCCAGTGA
- the herpud1 gene encoding homocysteine-responsive endoplasmic reticulum-resident ubiquitin-like domain member 1 protein — MDDSQENTISLFIKTPNQAQEDQIVEGVCLNWTVKDLKMHLSTVYPNKPAVSDQRLIYAGKLLLDHLHIKDIIKQTDSITTLHLVCTCKNPPQGPLGARPKTKETERIHPYLERSSAMLGLPTVQTPSIPEMRQRRQTSPSSDTPAHSQAPASPTATPAWPATAVPGAPQMTQPAFPNFSLYSPQQLLWLQHIYARQYYMQYHAALAAAGTTASAPATTIGQCAPVPAPQVPVPAPLANQNPINNLPGNQNPAQDGAFINPGDANENMRMNAQGGPVMEDEEDAERDWLDWVYSAARFGVLLMIVYHYSSLSRFLLVLSTLLLMYLHTAGWFPFRRQAQGPNHLQPPEVQRNQHNENRNPPPNPVDTDAQREEAAAAAAADGSDGQEPMTAVLVPPHNVSIMWTAWVFLKTFFSSLIPEIQQAMAN, encoded by the exons atggACGATTCTCAGGAAAACACAATTTCCCTTTTCATAAAAACCCCCAACCAGGCTCAAGAAGACCAAATCGTTGAAGGTGTTTGTCTGAACTGGACTGTAAAGGACCTAAAAATGCACTTGTCGACTGTCTACCCCAACAAACCG GCTGTGAGTGACCAAAGACTGATCTATGCTGGTAAACTGCTGCTTGACCATCTACACATTAAAGATATCATTAAACAG ACTGACTCCATTACCACACTACACCTGGTGTGCACTTGCAAGAATCCACCTCAAGGACCCCTCGGAGCTAGACCTAAG ACCAAAGAGACAGAGCGGATACATCCTTACCTTGAAAGATCCTCAGCAATGTTGGGTTTACCCACAGTCCAGACTCCCAGCATTCCAGAGATGAGGCAGAGGAGGCAGACCTCTCCCTCATCTGATACTCCAGCTCACTCACAGGCCCCAGCATCCCCAACAGCGACTCCTGCCTGGCCTGCTACTGCAGT GCCTGGAGCACCACAGATGACCCAGCCAGCTTTTCCTAACTTCTCCCTGTACAGTCCTCAACAGCTGCTGTGGCTCCAGCATATCTACGCTCGACAATACTACATGCAATA CCATGCAGCTTTGGCAGCAGCAGGCACAACAGCATCTGCACCAGCTACAACCATTGGCCAGTGCGCTCCTGTTCCTGCACCCCAAGTACCTGTTCCAGCCCCCTTAGCCAATCAGAACCCCATCAACAACCTGCCAGGAAATCAGAACCCAGCGCAGGATGGAGCTTTCATCAACCCAGGAGATGCTAACGAGAACATGAGGATGAACGCACAGGGCGGGCCTGTaatggaggatgaggaggatgcaGAACGTGATTGGCTAGACTGGGTGTATTCCGCTGCAAGATTTGGTGTTCTGCTGATGATTGTGTACCATTACTCCAGCTTGAGTCGCTTTCTGCTGGTTTTGAGTACCCTGCTCCTTATGTACCT acacactgCAGGCTGGTTTCCCTTCAGAAGACAAGCCCAAGGACCAAACCATTTGCAGCCCCCTGAGGTTCAGCGCAACCAGCACAACGAGAACCGAAACCCACCACCCAATCCA GTCGACACTGATGCACAAAGGgaggaagctgctgctgcagcagctgcagatgGGTCTGATGGACAAGAACCAATGACAGCAGTTTTAGTCCCACCTCACAATGTGTCCATCATGTGGACAGCTTGGGTTTTCTTGAAAACCTTCTTCTCATCTCTCATACCTGAGATTCAACAGGCTATGGCCAACTGA